In the Plectropomus leopardus isolate mb chromosome 5, YSFRI_Pleo_2.0, whole genome shotgun sequence genome, one interval contains:
- the tmem97 gene encoding sigma intracellular receptor 2, protein MSLRVLEIIFFFYFASHIPITLFIDLQALLPGHVYPQPLKDLLRWYAEEFRDPMVLDPPEWFRSFIFCEALFQTPFFPVAAYAFLKGGCTWIRTPAIIYSTHVATTLVPILAHILFYQFPVKPHPGPQSLQERWLLVSIYLPYLLVPVLLLLTMLLSSAYNLSTKSGHRQHKPKKN, encoded by the exons ATGTCTCTCCGTGTGTTAGAAATAATCTTTTTCTTCTATTTCGCCTCTCACATTCCAATCACATTATTCATTGACCTACAGGCGCTGCTGCCGGGACATGTGTATCCACAGCCG TTGAAGGATCTGCTCAGGTGGTATGCAGAGGAGTTCAGGGACCCCATGGTGCTGGACCCTCCAGAGTGGTTCAGATCTTTCATTTTCTGCGAGGCTTTGTTTCAGACGCCTTTCTTTCCTGTGGCAGCCTATGCTTTCCTCAAAG GTGGCTGCACCTGGATCAGGACTCCTGCCATTATTTATTCCACACATGTGGCCACCACACTGGTCCCAATCCTAGCTCACATCCTCTTCTATCAGTTCCCTGTGAAACCTCACCCTGGGCCCCAGAGCCTGCAGGAGCGCTGGCTGCTGGTCTCCATTTATCTCCCGTACCTGCTGGTGcctgtgctgctgctcctcaCCATGCTGCTGTCCTCAGCATATAACCTCAGCACCAAGTCTGGACACAGGCAACACAAACCCAAGAAAAATTGA